A window of the Hordeum vulgare subsp. vulgare chromosome 5H, MorexV3_pseudomolecules_assembly, whole genome shotgun sequence genome harbors these coding sequences:
- the LOC123395595 gene encoding RING-H2 finger protein ATL46-like gives MAAVRRVAAWSSLVGREIKAADDDGFVVGAPAAAVTTQEPGPSATAARITPAVLFITVVLAVVLLVCGLLHILRRLFLKSHRANARAEAVERQLQQLFHLHEDGAGPGLDQAAIDELPAFAYAELSGSGASSGAKGQRQFDCAVCLSEFAADDRLRLLPLCGHAFHVACIDTWLRSSSTCPLCRTALSVRARSAVAAAADASGEPDIEEQEDASASKEVAVVLPVRLGRFKNVQGNNTDVEAGTSSRLDARRCFSMGSSYQYVLADDNLAVSVHWRPGDGSVAMRPGVTTAGSDQQNKKVCAASRGDSFSVSKIWQWGRSGRRLPGLPAGSSSTTEGLPWASPASTRSTRQETDT, from the coding sequence ATGGCGGCGGTGAGGAGGGTGGCAGCCTGGTCGTCGCTCGTcgggcgggagatcaaggcagccgatgacgatggcttcgtggTGGGCGCGCCCGCGGCGGCTGTCACGACGCAGGAGCCGGGCCCGTCGGCCACGGCGGCCAGGATCACGCCCGCCGTGCTCTTCATCACGGTCGTGCTCGCCGTCGTGCTGCTCGTCTGCGGCCTGCTCCACATCCTGCGCCGCCTCTTCCTCAAGAGCCACCGCGCCAATGCCAGGGCGGAGGCCGTGGAGCGGCAGCTGCAGCAGCTCTTCCACCTGCACGAGGACGGCGCCGGCCCCGGGCTCGACCAGGCCGCCATCGACGAGCTGCCGGCGTTCGCCTACGCCGAGCTCTCCGGCTCAGGGGCCAGCTCCGGCGCCAAGGGGCAGCGCCAGTTCGACTGCGCCGTCTGCCTCAGCGAGTTCGCCGCCGACGACCGCCTCCGCCTGCTCCCGCTCTGCGGCCACGCGTTCCACGTCGCCTGCATCGACACCTGGCTCCGCTCCAGCTCCACCTGCCCGCTCTGCCGCACGGCGCTCTCGGTCCGCGCGCGCTCCGCCGTCGCGGCGGCCGCAGACGCCTCCGGTGAGCCGGACATCGAGGAGCAGGAGGATGCGTCGGCGTCAAAGGAGGTCGCCGTCGTGCTTCCTGTCAGGCTCGGCCGGTTCAAGAACGTCCAGGGCAACAACACCGACGTCGAGGCGGGAACGAGCAGCCGCCTCGACGCGAGGAGGTGCTTCTCTATGGGCTCCTCATACCAGTACGTGCTCGCCGACGACAACCTGGCGGTGTCCGTGCACTGGCGTCCCGGCGACGGCAGCGTGGCCATGCGCCCCGGCGTGACCACGGCGGGCAGTGACCAGCAGAACAAGAAGGTCTGCGCCGCCAGCCGCGGCGACAGCTTCTCGGTGTCCAAGATCTGGCAGTGGGGCCGCAGCGGAAGGCGGCTCCCCGGCCTCCCCGCCGGCTCGTCCTCCACGACGGAGGGCCTCCCGTGGGCGTCGCCGGCGAGCACACGCAGCACGAGGCAAGAAACAGACACCTGA